Proteins from a single region of Flavobacterium sp. K5-23:
- the mrdA gene encoding penicillin-binding protein 2, producing the protein MRKLLLPSLIIVAATLLVIRIFYLQVINDTFKLKSENNAIKIKYDYPERGYIFDRYGKLMVSNQASYDIMVIPRDLKAIDTLELCELLNITKEDYIEKIAKAKVYSPRLPSVFLPQLNKSEFAAFQEKIRKFEGFYFQKRSLRDYEVDYGANIFGFITQVNEKLIEKNPYYNSGDLIGRQGVEESYEEILRGIKGVKYIQKDKFNREIGSYKDGKYDTIAVQGEDIYLTINAELQKYGEQLMINKRGGIVAIEPQTGEILALVTAPSYDPSILVGRQRSKNYTLLYRDSIAKPLYDRGLLAEYPPGSPFKILTGLIGLQEGVIDEQTSFMCHHGFSYARGRFMKCHGFGPHSLNNGIYNSCNTYFATVYMRTINKYVKPAYAVDVWSNHVKSFGLGDFMGYDLPTGKRGNVPDSKTYKRIYPNGGWRSTTIVSNSIGQGEVLMTPIQLANMMATVANEGHYFTPHIIKKIKGGKIDPKFSEKHETTIDKKYFKPMIRGLFDVYNHGTARGLNVPGIDICGKTGTAENFAKIGGKRVQLKDHSIFVAFAPKDNPKIAIAILVENGGYGATIAGPIASLMIEKHLRKTITRVDLEKRILNTSLRDRYAILGGMKEANAIETTPKDSLSKKKNLAVKIDTTKTN; encoded by the coding sequence ATGAGAAAACTTTTGCTGCCTTCCTTAATCATTGTTGCAGCTACCTTGCTTGTAATACGCATATTTTATTTGCAGGTTATTAATGACACCTTCAAATTAAAATCAGAAAACAATGCAATCAAAATAAAATACGACTACCCTGAAAGAGGTTATATTTTTGACCGATATGGAAAGCTAATGGTTTCTAATCAGGCATCTTATGATATAATGGTTATCCCAAGAGATTTAAAAGCCATCGACACCCTTGAGTTATGTGAATTACTAAACATTACAAAAGAGGATTATATAGAGAAAATAGCTAAAGCGAAAGTTTATAGTCCTCGTTTACCATCTGTTTTTTTACCGCAACTAAACAAAAGTGAATTTGCCGCATTCCAGGAAAAAATACGAAAATTTGAAGGTTTCTATTTTCAAAAACGTTCTTTACGTGATTATGAAGTAGATTATGGCGCTAATATTTTTGGGTTTATCACCCAAGTTAATGAAAAACTTATTGAGAAAAACCCATATTATAACAGTGGAGACTTAATAGGAAGACAAGGTGTTGAAGAGAGTTACGAAGAGATTTTACGCGGAATTAAAGGTGTAAAATACATTCAAAAAGACAAATTCAACAGAGAAATAGGTTCTTATAAAGACGGGAAATACGATACTATTGCAGTACAAGGAGAAGACATCTACTTAACTATTAATGCCGAACTTCAAAAATATGGAGAACAGCTTATGATAAATAAAAGAGGTGGTATTGTAGCTATCGAACCTCAAACAGGCGAAATATTAGCACTTGTTACCGCTCCCTCGTACGACCCTTCAATACTTGTAGGGAGACAACGATCAAAAAACTATACCTTATTGTATCGCGATTCAATTGCAAAGCCACTTTATGATAGAGGGCTACTTGCTGAATACCCGCCTGGTTCCCCGTTTAAAATATTAACTGGATTAATAGGATTACAAGAAGGGGTAATTGACGAACAAACATCATTTATGTGTCACCATGGTTTTAGTTATGCTAGAGGACGTTTTATGAAATGCCACGGTTTTGGACCTCATAGTTTGAATAATGGTATTTATAATTCTTGCAACACTTATTTCGCAACAGTTTATATGCGAACTATCAATAAATATGTGAAACCAGCTTACGCAGTAGATGTATGGAGCAACCACGTTAAAAGTTTTGGACTTGGCGATTTTATGGGTTACGATTTACCAACAGGGAAAAGAGGAAATGTACCAGATTCTAAAACATACAAACGAATTTATCCAAACGGAGGATGGCGAAGCACTACAATTGTGTCAAATTCTATTGGACAAGGAGAAGTGTTAATGACGCCTATTCAATTAGCCAATATGATGGCTACCGTAGCCAATGAAGGTCACTATTTCACTCCTCACATCATTAAAAAAATTAAAGGAGGTAAAATAGACCCTAAATTCTCGGAAAAACACGAGACTACCATTGACAAGAAATATTTCAAGCCAATGATTAGAGGATTATTTGATGTCTATAATCACGGGACAGCAAGAGGTTTAAATGTTCCCGGAATTGATATCTGTGGAAAAACAGGTACAGCTGAAAACTTTGCCAAAATAGGCGGAAAAAGAGTTCAATTAAAAGACCACTCTATTTTTGTCGCTTTTGCACCAAAGGATAACCCAAAGATAGCGATAGCCATTCTAGTAGAAAACGGAGGATATGGGGCCACGATAGCGGGACCAATTGCCAGTTTAATGATAGAAAAGCACTTAAGAAAAACAATCACGCGAGTTGATTTAGAAAAAAGAATATTAAATACAAGTTTAAGAGATCGCTATGCAATTCTAGGAGGAATGAAAGAAGCTAACGCAATTGAAACAACTCCAAAAGATAGTTTGTCTAAGAAAAAAAACTTAGCTGTAAAAATTGACACAACAAAAACAAATTAA